Within Candidatus Saccharimonadales bacterium, the genomic segment CAGTCTATCCCAATACCGCTCACCCCCGTATCGGACGAAGCGAACAAGTGGGCTACCGATAATCAGGATGCCTACACGGAGGTAGAGTCAAAGGCGGGCGAATCGGCACAGAAACAGGGTGAATCTTTCCGTGAGAAGAACCCGATCGTTAAACAGTTGCCGACAGATAGTCTCCTTTATTCCATAGGCTACAGGTCAGATCCGGATGACCCGACGGGTGAATCAATCATCCTCGAGATCGACGCAGGTGAAGGGTATCGCCAAGCAGCCATCTATCAGATAGTGCAATGGGGCTATAACCCGGCTGATTTCAAAATTAACTTTAATAATTACAAGAATCCATTCTCATTATGAAAAATCGTATTATTATCGCAGTTGTCATTGTCTTAATTGCTATCGCGGGAGTTGTTGGAATTATCTATTTTGCATCGTTCCATAAAATATCCGTAGCATTTAGCCCGGATGTATCGGGCGCGACCGTCTTTAAGGAAAAGGGTGAGGAAATTAAAAAACTCACGGCAGCTGGCGAAATATCACTTCAGGATGGCAACTACTATATTATCCCTGGCGGTGAAAAAGTATCAAAAGATAAAATTCCATTTAGCATCGAAGGTGATAGTTTGGATATAACCCTTGATCCGGATTACTCATCTGAATTCTTGAAAAAAGCCCTTGCCGGCGAACAAGCGGCGATCACCGCGGCAGCCAAGAAGGCATTCCCGCTCATCGCTCAAAGTTATTCAATCGACCAAGGAACACTCTACAGACACGGTGAATGGTTTGGGGCAATCCTTACGCAAAACACCGATACCCGCAACGAAATGGATTTTTACCGCATCATTCTCCATAAAGAAGCTGGCACCTGGAAAGTGGTTCAGAAACCCGAACTTGCCCTAACAAGCACAGAGTTCAAAGACGTTCCGGCGGGCGTACTAAACGCCGTTAACCAGCTAACTCAATAATCTTACCTTTTTTGGTCACCGCGTTCACGCTTGCGATAATTGTTTGGTGATTAGTAAACTTATCAATTAAAGCCGCTTGGCGGGTTTTATCAAGTTCGCTAAATACATCGTCAAGTAAAATAATCGGCCGCTTATCAAGCGCTGA encodes:
- a CDS encoding PEGA domain-containing protein, coding for MENNTSKNLKIVLVFAGIVLLSIVGYFIYTTIINQGKVAVNIVAAPSSASITLNDEKISPGTVYLKAGQYKIKATKEGFADFSSTVSIIDKLEGQSIPIPLTPVSDEANKWATDNQDAYTEVESKAGESAQKQGESFREKNPIVKQLPTDSLLYSIGYRSDPDDPTGESIILEIDAGEGYRQAAIYQIVQWGYNPADFKINFNNYKNPFSL